The segment TCACCTACACTGGCAGTATTATATGCCCAGTAAACCACACTCCTAGCCTCAGTCAAGCCAGTGATTCTTTTATCATTTGACCCTAACTGACCAGCAGTTTTCACTTTGTAGCCCGCTGCAGCAGCGTTGGCATCAAATTCACTGGCCTTGTTGGTGTCAAACGCAAATTTCTCAGCGTCTCTATAGAAAGTGTTTCTTGTTTCGTCACTCACATATAGCTCCAAAGCCACTTTTGCTACGTTGTATTTTTTGTTGGTCTTCAACTCGGTCACATCGATGATGTGATAGCCAAACTGCGTCTCTACCACGTCAGAAAGCAGCCCTTTGCTTTTTGCATTGAATACAGCCTCTTGGAAAGGTGCCACCATTCTGCCTTCAGCAAACCAACCTAAGTCACCACCTTTAGAAGCAGTACCATCGGTACCATGCAATCTTGCCATCTCAGCAAAATCAGCACCTCCTTTGATTTGTTTCAGGATGTCTTTTGCTTCCGCCTTGGCTTTGGCTTTAGCCTCAGCAGACTCGTCAGCCGATTTGATCAAAATGTGGCTTGCTCTTGCAGCGTACTCATCTCCCTCGGTCTCACCTGACACTTTGTAGATCACATAGCTACCACTCTCTACGATAGGCCCTACGACAGCACCTGCTTCGGCATCTTGTACCACTGCTGGCAACTGATCGATGGTATAGCTCATATAGGCATCACCAGCATCAGAGTTGACCGTAGCAAACAATGAATCATTCTCTGCTTTGGCAAACTTAGCAGCCAAGGCGTCAATGTCCTCTTTGACCGCCAAGGTATCCGCTGCAGATGGTACTACATCGATGATCACATACTTGATCGCTTTGGACGCGTCTCTTTTGTATTCATCCTCATGCTCTGACAAATATGCTTTCAACTCTGCATCAGTCACGCTCACTACACTATCATGGATTGAGTAGAACGGGACATAAATATAGTTTACTTCAGCCGTGTTGTTAGAGTTTTGGTACTCATACATAGCTTCTGCCTCAGTAGCATAGTTTGTTTTCAAAATCAAATTGTTGTACTTGGTTCTTTGTCTAGCTGGAGCCAGACTCTTCTCGAAGTTGTACCAAGACGCTCTCTGCTGAGGAGCTTGATCGCTCAAGCTTTGCAAAAAGCTGATCACATTTTCTTTGTCAAACTGTCCAGTTTCTGGATTGGTAAAGGCTTGTCTGATCTGTGGACTGATGTTGTCCCCCTGTACCATATCTACGATTTCTTCGTCAGAAATTCTCAATCCCAAAATTTTGAACTGATTTTCAAACGCATAGACACTAATCAGCGCATCCCAAGTCTGGTTGCGGATGTACTCCTGCTCAGAAGCAGAAGGGCTTCTGCCTTGATTCAATTGGAAATTGTAGGTCATTTCTTCTTGTTTGTCCAAGAAGTCCTGATAGGAAATAGTCTGTCCTGCTATTTCACCAACCTCGGTAGATCCACCGAAGATTCTAGAATTAGGACCGAGCAAATCTGCCAATACAAAAGCCACGATCGAAAACCCTATGAGTCCGACGATTATCTTTCCCCCCTTATTCCTTAATGTATTAATTAATGCCATGTGTATTTTATGTTAAAAAGATGCGCAAAATAAGAAACCCTCTGGTTAATATCAAAATTTTCCTGTTCTTAGTTAAATCCTTGTATAAGAGGCTATTCTTCTGTCAAAACTCGAAGTTTGATTTTTTCGATTCGAGCTTCTTCCATGAGTAATATTTCAAAACTGTAATTGGGCACTACGATGAGCTCTCCTTGCTCTGGTAGGTTTTCGTTGATTGTCAAGATCAGGCCTCCTAGCGTGTCGTATTCACCTAGTGGGAGAT is part of the Reichenbachiella agarivorans genome and harbors:
- a CDS encoding peptidylprolyl isomerase, with the protein product MALINTLRNKGGKIIVGLIGFSIVAFVLADLLGPNSRIFGGSTEVGEIAGQTISYQDFLDKQEEMTYNFQLNQGRSPSASEQEYIRNQTWDALISVYAFENQFKILGLRISDEEIVDMVQGDNISPQIRQAFTNPETGQFDKENVISFLQSLSDQAPQQRASWYNFEKSLAPARQRTKYNNLILKTNYATEAEAMYEYQNSNNTAEVNYIYVPFYSIHDSVVSVTDAELKAYLSEHEDEYKRDASKAIKYVIIDVVPSAADTLAVKEDIDALAAKFAKAENDSLFATVNSDAGDAYMSYTIDQLPAVVQDAEAGAVVGPIVESGSYVIYKVSGETEGDEYAARASHILIKSADESAEAKAKAKAEAKDILKQIKGGADFAEMARLHGTDGTASKGGDLGWFAEGRMVAPFQEAVFNAKSKGLLSDVVETQFGYHIIDVTELKTNKKYNVAKVALELYVSDETRNTFYRDAEKFAFDTNKASEFDANAAAAGYKVKTAGQLGSNDKRITGLTEARSVVYWAYNTASVGDVSDVFEIENQYVIATLVSEQKEGVANLAAVENEVSRKVKDAKKAKILIDKLNAIEEEALVNKVIAYDGDNAKYYSMTDLKLSSNSLTSVGIAPKAVGIAFSMEPGERTAPFAIDNGVIQIELVNKTEASPISDYEVYRNQAVAARQSRLSYSIDQAVRELADITDERYKFF